GACCGAGGTGACCGAACGTCCCGGCGGCAAGGGCCTGAACGTGGCCCGGGTGCTCGCCGCGCTCGGCCATGAGGTGACCGCCACCGGCTTCGCGGGCGGCGCGACGGGCCGCTCCCTCCGGGACCAGCTCGCCCGCACACCCGGTGTCGTGGACGCGCTCGTCCCGGTCGAGGGCGCCACCCGGCGCACGGTCGCGGTGGTCGACGGGACGACCGGCGACACCACCCAGCTCAACGAACCGGGCCCGGTGATAGCGCCCGCCGAGTGGTCGGCTTTCCTGGATGCGTACGAGGACCTGGTCGCGTCCGCCGCCGCGGTGGCCCTGTGCGGCAGCCTGCCGCCGGGGGTGCCGGTGGGGGCGTACGCCCAACTGGTGCGCACGGCACGTGCGGTGGGCGCGCCCGTGCTGCTGGACACCAGCGGTGAGCCGCTGCGCCGTGGGGTCGCCGCCCGCCCGGACATCGTCAAGCCGAACGCCGACGAACTGGCCGAACTCACCGGCTCCCACGATCCATCGGTGGCCACCCGGGACGCCCGCCGGCGCGGGGCGCACACGGTGGTCGCCTCACTGGGCGCGCAGGGCCTGCTCGCGGTGAACGCGGAGGGCCGCTGGCGCGCGGTCCCGCCGCGCCGCATCCAGGGCAATCCGACGGGTGCGGGCGACTCGGCGGCCGCGGGCCTGCTCGCGGGCCTGGTGGAACACCTGCCGTGGCCCCAGCGCCTGGCCCGCGCGGCGGCCCTGTCCGCGGCGACCGTACTGGCCCCGGTGGCGGGCGAGTTCGACCGGCGGACCTATGAGGAGCTGCTGGACCAGGTGGCTGTGACGGGCGAGGCCACGGCGGCGTAGGAGCGCCGGACGGCGGCGGGCCTCGGGGAGGCCCCCGGGGGACCGGCTACTTCGACCAGCCCTGCGTCAGCCACAGCTGATCGAGGTAGGCGTTGCACTGGTTCCCCTGCTCGCAGGAGATCCGGATCGTGTTCGTGCCCTTGTTGAGCTGGAGGTAGTTGTACGTCTTCGTCCAGCCCTTCTCCCAGTTGCCCGCTGGTGCGTTCGCCCAGTTCTTCAGCGAGAGGGGGTTGGTCTGCGCCGTGCCGTTGACCGTGAGGGTGGCGGTGGCGTCGACGCCGGGCACGCCGTAGCCGGTGTGCAGCGTGTACTTGCCGTCCGAGGGGACGTCCACGCTCCAGGTCACGGCAGCGCCGACGTTGTTGAAGCCCGCCACATAGATCCCGCCGTCGGACTTGGCGCCCTTGACGTCGGACGCGGTGGTGGTGCCGCCCTCCAGCCGCAGGGCCTTCGCATCGATCTCCGGCAGTTCACCGGCGGCCGTGGAAGCGGACGCCGACGCGGACGCCGAGGCGCTCTGCGAGGCGGTCGGGCTGCTCGACGCGCCGCCCGCCTTGTCCTTGTCGTCGTCGTTGCCGTTCATCATGGCGACGCCGATGCCGATCACGACCGCGGCGACCACCGCGATCGCGCCGATCAGCAGGCCCTTGGTGTTGGGCCCACGGCCGCGCCCGCCGCCGCCCGCGCCGCCCATCGGCGCCTGACGGGTCGTGGGGGCGCCGCCCGGCATGGTCTCGGGCGCCGCGTAGTGCGGGTTCGGCTGGCCGTAGCCCTGCTGCTGCGGCACCTGGCCGTAGCCGGCCGCCGGGGCCCCCGGCTGGCCGTACTGGCGCTCGCCGACCGCGCGCACTCTGTTGACGGAGCCCGGGTAGCCGTAGCCGCCCGTGGGCGGCTGGGCGCCGTTGGCCTGACCATCGGCGTAGAGGTAGCCGAACGGGTCGTCGTCCTCGGGCGTGCTCGCGCCGTTGTTGCCGGGCGTCATCCCTAGGTACTCCTCAGCAGGTGCGGTCCAGATGCGTACGTGGCTGATTGGCGAGCCTACCGGTTCCCGCGACCTCAAACGGGTGTTCTTCCCATCACCCGGGCGCTGACCTGGGGTTATCCCGCACGCCTGTGTTGTTTGGGACGAGAACGTTTCTCCACGTACATCCGCTCGTCGGCCGATTTCAGCACTTCGTCCGCCGTCATGCCGCAGTGGGCCCAGCCGATGCCGAAGCTGGCGCCGACCCGCATGGCGCGGCCGTCGACCCGGATCGGCTGGATGATCTCGTTGCGCAGGCGCACCGCGAGGTCCTGCGCGTCGGCCTTGCCGAGCCCGTCGGCGAGGACGACGAACTCGTCGCCGCCGAGCCGGGCGACCGTGTCCCCGTCCCGCACGCCCCGGCTGAGCCGCCGCGCGACCTCGATGAGGACCGCGTCGCCCGCGTTGTGCCCGAAGCGGTCGTTGATCGACTTGAAGCCGTCGAGGTCGCAGAAGAGCACCGCGAGACCTTTGGTGCCGTCGTCGGTGTCGCTGTCGGGGGTGGCGGTGTGCACATGGTGGTCGAAGGCGTCGTACGGGCCCGGACCGGTGTGGAAGTCGAACGCGTGCACGCTCTCGTCGTACGCCGCCGGGTGCTCGGCCCCGTATCCCCCGTAGGCGGCGTCCAGGGAGTCGGCCGCGCCCGGCGGCAGGGACTGCGGGCGCTGACAGATGCGGGCGGACAGGCGGGAGCGCAACTCGGCGGAGTTGGGCAGCCCGGTGAGCGAGTCGTGGGAGGCGCGGTGGGCGAGCTGGAGCTCGCGGCGCTTGCGCTCCTCGATGTCCTCGACATGGGTGAGCAGGAAGCGGGGGCCGTCGGCGGCGTCGGCGACGACGGAGTTGCGCAGGGACACCCAGACGTACGTGCCGTCCCGGCGCCCGAGCCGCAGTTCGGCCCGCCCGCCCTCGGCGGAGGTCCGCAGGAGCGTGCCGATGTCCTCGGGGTGGACCAGGTCGGAGAAGGAGTAGCGGCGCATCGCGGAGGCGGGGCGGCCCAGCAGCCGGCACAGCGCGTCGTTCGTGCGCAGGATCCGGCCGTGCTGGTCGCCGCCCATCTCGGCTATGGCCATGCCGGAGGGGGCGTACTCGAAGGCCTGCCGGAAGGACTCCTCGCTGGCACGCAGGGCCTGCTGCTCCCGCTCCAGACGGACCAGGGCCCGCTGCATGTTGGCTCTCAGGCGGGCGTTGCTGATGGCGATGGCGGCCTGGAAGGCGTACATCTGGAGCGCCTCGCGCCCCCATGCGCCGGGCCGCCGCCCGTTGCGCGGCCGGTCCACGGAGATGACCCCGATGAGTTCGCCGCATGGACCGCCCTGGACGCTCGGCGTGTACATGGGCGCGAAGAGGCGGTCGGAGGGGTGCCACTCGTCCTCGAAGCGGGGCTCGGGACCGTCGGTGTGCCACTGCGGCACGTCGTCCTCGTCGAGGATCCAGCCCTCGGTGTGCGGTATGAACCGCAGATCACCCCAGGCCTCCCCCATGTTCAGCCGGCGGTCCCAGGAGGCGCGGGAGCCGACGCGGCCGGTGATGAGCGCCTCGGCGGCGGAGTTCCCGGCGAGCGCGGCGACGACGAGGTCGCCGTCCGGGCGTACGAGGTTGACGGCCGCCAGCTCGTAGCCGAGGCCGTTGACGACGCCGTCGGCGACGGTCTGGAGCGTGTCCGCCAGACTGCGGGCGGTGTTCATGTCCGCCATCACCCGATGCAGCTGTCGCAGGGTCGTCAGGCGGACATACGGCTCCGAATCGGTCTCCATTCGCCCTCCCCTCGAGGTCTCGCAGCAACTCCAGGGTCGCGCCGGCGTACTGGGTGGTTCTCTCGGTCCCGCTCGGTGCGCTACTCGGCGTACTACGGGCGTAGCATCGTGCAGCGTATCCCCGCCACTGAATCACAGCGCGCTGCCCACTAGGTACACAGGGTCAACAAAAGAGGCCTCCTGTGACTCAAGTCACAGCAGAACGTGAACAATTGAGTGGGGTTTCCGCATTCTTCCTGTGCGTTTCCCGAACGCGATGCAAAACCTGTGCACACTCTGTGACCGATATCCGCCGATGGTCCTAGGTCGCGGATCGGGCCTGGGGCCGATGTGGGCCTCGATGGCGGCGACTAGCGTTCCCGTGTGCTCAAGACTCCCCCTGTCCCGTCCGTGCCCGCCGCCCCGCCCGCCTCCGGGCATCCTGAGGGGGTGAGCAACGACGAGTTCCGCGCAGTCATGTCCCGGCTCGCCGCCGGTGTGGTCCTGGTGACCGCGCAGGAGCCGCCGCTGGACCCGGACGACCCCCAGGCGCCAGGCGGCGAGGACGTCGGCATGACGGCGACGGCGTTCCTGTCGGTGTCCCTGGATCCGCCCTTGGTCCTGGTCAGCCTGCGCGAGGGCTCCCGCATGGACGACCTGCTCGCCGAGCAGCCCCTGTGGGCCGTCTCCGTGCTCTCGGAGAGCCAGCGGCACATCGCCGGCCGCTTCGCGATGAAGGGCCGCATCAGCGACCGGCTCCTGTTCGAGGACATCCCGTACGTCCGCGGCGAGGTCAGCGGCGCACCCTTGGTCGGCGGCGCCCTGGCCACCCTGGAGTGCCGCACGGAACAACGCGTACCGGCCGGCGACCACACCCTGGTCATCGGCCGCGTCCTGACGGCCCGGGTACCGAGCGCGGACGGGGGTCCGCTGGTCTACTTCCGGGGCCGGTACAGGCATCTGGGCTGAGGGGCGCCCCGTCAGGGGCGCGGGGCAGTGACATCATGCGGCTCCGCCGCGTGGGCGCGACCAACCACACACATCCGACACTGACGCGACCACAAATGCCGCCACGGCGCTACTCAGCCGGGGCCCGGGGCAGAGCCCCGTGACGGCACCCCACCCCCGGCACCGCTAACCCCAGTCCCGCCCCGACCGCCCCCGCTTGGTGTCGGCACGCCGCTTCTTCTCGCGCAACCGCCGCTCATTGATCCCACGGGGTATCCGCGTCGCCCGGCGCGGCTTCGGCGGCGGCGCCGTCGCCTCGGCAAGCAGGGCGGCCAGCCGCACGGCGGCGGCCTCGCGGTTGCGCCACTGCGATCGGTGTTCGGAGGCGCGCACGCTGACGACCCCGTCGACGAGCCGCCCCGCGAGCCGTTCGAGGGCCCGCTCCTTCCACACCTGCGGCAGCGCCTCGGTCCTGGCGAGGTCGAAGCGCAACTCGACCTGTGTGTCACTGGTGTTGACGTGCTGTCCACCCGGCCCCGAGGAGCGCGAGAAACGCCACATGAGCTCGGCCTCGGGAAGCGAGACGGAGCCGCGAACGACGTAAGGACCGGACATGCCTCCATGGTCGCGCGCGTGTCCGGTCCACGTCACTCGAATATCGAGGTCACGCACGACCGCCGCATCCAGGTGAAGCACGGCATTCAGGTAAAGAAAGTAAAGAGATCCGGAACCATAGGGACCCCCCTTGGCGTTGGTAGGGGTAGCTGTAGCTTCGTGCCGTACGAAGCCCATAGGCACCGCACCGCGTACGCGAACGAGGGAAGGAACTCCCAACAATGGCTGTAAGCCTGTCCAAGGGTGGCAACGTCTCGCTCACCAAGGAGGCTCCGGGCCTGACCGCCGTCACCGTGGGCCTCGGCTGGGACGTCCGCAGCACCACCGGCACGGACTTCGACCTCGACGCGTCCGCGATCGCGGTCAACGCGCAGGGCAAGGTCTACTCGGACGCCCACTTCGTCTTCTTCAACAACAAGCAGACCCCGGACAACTCGATCGTCCACACGGGCGACAACCGCACGGGCGAGGGCGCCGGCGACGACGAGGCGATCAACGTCAACCTCGCCGCCCTCCCGGCCGACATCGAGAAGGTCGTCTTCCCGGTCTCGATCTACGACGCCGAGTCCCGCTCGCAGAACTTCGGCCAGGTCCGCAACGCCTACATCCGTATCGTCAACCAGGCCGGCGGCGCCGAGATCGCCCGCTACGACCTGTCGGAGGACGCGGCCACGGAGACGGCCATGATCTTCGGCGAGCTGTACCGCAACGGCGCGGAGTGGAAGTTCCGCGCGGTCGGCCAGGGCTACGCCTCGGGCCTGGTGGGCATCGCCCAGGACTTCGGCGTCAACGTCTGACGGACGACGCCCGAACCGGGCGGGAGCCCCGGGCCGCGGTGTACCGCGGCCCGGGGCTCCCTCATTTCCCGCGCCCCGGAATTTCCCGCGCCCCGAACTTCCCGTGGCCCGAACTTCCCGCGCCCCGGAGTTTCCCACGCCCCGAAACCTCCCGCGCCCCGAAGCCGGCCGCGCCCCGAAGCCGGCCGCGATACGTTGCCCGGGTGATCCTCACTTCCCTCCCCCTCACCCCGGACCACGACATCCCGGTCCCGCTGCTCACCGAGCTCACCGCGCTGTACGCCTCCAACCGCGAGTTCCACGCCCTCAGCGGCGACTTCCCCGACCCGGACGACATCCGCCCGGAGCAGGTGGCGACCGCGCTGGCCGACGAGCTGGTGAACCCGGACGTGGAGGTGCTGCTCGCCCGCAGCAGCGGGCGCCTCGTGGGGATCGCGATCAACCTCGCCCACCACCCCGACCCCGCCGACCCGGACCCGTGGATCGGCCTGCTGATGGTGGACGCGGGCATGCAGCGACAGGGGTACGGCCGACAGCTCGCGTCACTCGTCGAGGACCGCTTCCGCGCCGCGGGCCGCACCGCCGTACGCCTGGCCGTGCTGGAGAACAACCCCAGAGGCCTCGCCTTCTGGACCGCTCTGGGATACGAGGTCATCGACCACCGCAAGGACCGCCAACGCGGCCGTCCCTGCGCCGTGTTGCGCAAGGAGCTGCGATGACCGCCCGGCGCCCTCAGGGATGCGCCGGCTTTCCGTCCCCGTACAGCCAGTCCTTCCAGATCCCGTCGAAGTCCTTGTCCGGCGCCTTCTTCTCGACGTACGCCGTGAAGTCGGCGGTGTCCGCGTTGCCGTGGCGGTGGGCGGCGGCCCAGCCCTGGATGATGTCGTAGAACGTGTCGTCGCCGACGGTCTGCCGGATCTTGTGCAGGACCATCGCGCCGCGGTCGTACACGGGAGGGTCGGAGATGTGCGCGGCGTCGCTCGGCTTCGCGGGCGGGAACGCCCAGATCGCCTTGTTGTCCTCGGGGTCGTCGTAGTAGTCGCCGCGGTAGAGCGCGTCAAAAATCTCCTGTGCGGTCTCGCCGTCGTTGTCCTCCTGCCACAGCCACTCCGCGTACCTCGCGAAGCTCTCGTTGAGCCACATGTCCCGCCAGGTCTTGGGGGTGACGGAGTCGCCGTACCACTGGTGGGCGATTTCATGGACGAGGATGCCGAGCTCGGGGGTGCCGGGGAAGACGGGGCGGTTCTGGGTCTCCAGCTCGTAGCCGGCGTCGTCCGGGCGGTCGACGATCGCTCCGGTGGAGGAGAAGGGATACGGGCCGAAGTTGGTCTCCGCCCACTCCATGACCTCGGGCAGCTTGGCGAGCACCGCACGGCTCGCCTTCGTCTGCGTGGGGTCCACGGCGACGTACGCCGGCAGGCCACCCTTGATGGTGGGGCGGGTGATGTCGTAGTGGCCGATCGCGAGCGTGGCGACGTAGCTCGCCATCGGCTCGGCGGTGTGCCAGCGGAACGTCTTACGGCCACCCGTGACGGTCTCGCTCTTCAACTCCCCGTTGGAGACGGCCTGCAAGTCCTTCGGCACGGTGACGGAGATGTCGTACGCCGCCTTGTCGGACGGGTGGTGGTTGCCGGGGAACCAGGCCATCGACCCCACCGGCTCGCCCAGCGCCAGCGCGCCGTCGGCCGTGCGCAGCCAGCCTTCCTTCGCGCGGTCCGCGTCGGTGATGGTCACCGGGGTGCCCGAGTAGCGGACCGTCGCGCTGAACGTCTCCCCCTTGTCGAGCTCGTCGTGCGGACGGACGGTGAGCTCCTGGCCGGCGCGGCTGAAGCGGGCGGCCCTGCCCTCGA
The Streptomyces sp. CGMCC 4.7035 DNA segment above includes these coding regions:
- a CDS encoding 1-phosphofructokinase family hexose kinase; its protein translation is MILTVTLNTALDITYRVRALRPHTSHRVTEVTERPGGKGLNVARVLAALGHEVTATGFAGGATGRSLRDQLARTPGVVDALVPVEGATRRTVAVVDGTTGDTTQLNEPGPVIAPAEWSAFLDAYEDLVASAAAVALCGSLPPGVPVGAYAQLVRTARAVGAPVLLDTSGEPLRRGVAARPDIVKPNADELAELTGSHDPSVATRDARRRGAHTVVASLGAQGLLAVNAEGRWRAVPPRRIQGNPTGAGDSAAAGLLAGLVEHLPWPQRLARAAALSAATVLAPVAGEFDRRTYEELLDQVAVTGEATAA
- a CDS encoding CBM35 domain-containing protein: MTPGNNGASTPEDDDPFGYLYADGQANGAQPPTGGYGYPGSVNRVRAVGERQYGQPGAPAAGYGQVPQQQGYGQPNPHYAAPETMPGGAPTTRQAPMGGAGGGGRGRGPNTKGLLIGAIAVVAAVVIGIGVAMMNGNDDDKDKAGGASSSPTASQSASASASASASTAAGELPEIDAKALRLEGGTTTASDVKGAKSDGGIYVAGFNNVGAAVTWSVDVPSDGKYTLHTGYGVPGVDATATLTVNGTAQTNPLSLKNWANAPAGNWEKGWTKTYNYLQLNKGTNTIRISCEQGNQCNAYLDQLWLTQGWSK
- the cdgB gene encoding diguanylate cyclase CdgB — encoded protein: METDSEPYVRLTTLRQLHRVMADMNTARSLADTLQTVADGVVNGLGYELAAVNLVRPDGDLVVAALAGNSAAEALITGRVGSRASWDRRLNMGEAWGDLRFIPHTEGWILDEDDVPQWHTDGPEPRFEDEWHPSDRLFAPMYTPSVQGGPCGELIGVISVDRPRNGRRPGAWGREALQMYAFQAAIAISNARLRANMQRALVRLEREQQALRASEESFRQAFEYAPSGMAIAEMGGDQHGRILRTNDALCRLLGRPASAMRRYSFSDLVHPEDIGTLLRTSAEGGRAELRLGRRDGTYVWVSLRNSVVADAADGPRFLLTHVEDIEERKRRELQLAHRASHDSLTGLPNSAELRSRLSARICQRPQSLPPGAADSLDAAYGGYGAEHPAAYDESVHAFDFHTGPGPYDAFDHHVHTATPDSDTDDGTKGLAVLFCDLDGFKSINDRFGHNAGDAVLIEVARRLSRGVRDGDTVARLGGDEFVVLADGLGKADAQDLAVRLRNEIIQPIRVDGRAMRVGASFGIGWAHCGMTADEVLKSADERMYVEKRSRPKQHRRAG
- a CDS encoding flavin reductase family protein; the protein is MLKTPPVPSVPAAPPASGHPEGVSNDEFRAVMSRLAAGVVLVTAQEPPLDPDDPQAPGGEDVGMTATAFLSVSLDPPLVLVSLREGSRMDDLLAEQPLWAVSVLSESQRHIAGRFAMKGRISDRLLFEDIPYVRGEVSGAPLVGGALATLECRTEQRVPAGDHTLVIGRVLTARVPSADGGPLVYFRGRYRHLG
- the arfB gene encoding alternative ribosome rescue aminoacyl-tRNA hydrolase ArfB, with translation MSGPYVVRGSVSLPEAELMWRFSRSSGPGGQHVNTSDTQVELRFDLARTEALPQVWKERALERLAGRLVDGVVSVRASEHRSQWRNREAAAVRLAALLAEATAPPPKPRRATRIPRGINERRLREKKRRADTKRGRSGRDWG
- a CDS encoding TerD family protein; amino-acid sequence: MAVSLSKGGNVSLTKEAPGLTAVTVGLGWDVRSTTGTDFDLDASAIAVNAQGKVYSDAHFVFFNNKQTPDNSIVHTGDNRTGEGAGDDEAINVNLAALPADIEKVVFPVSIYDAESRSQNFGQVRNAYIRIVNQAGGAEIARYDLSEDAATETAMIFGELYRNGAEWKFRAVGQGYASGLVGIAQDFGVNV
- a CDS encoding GNAT family N-acetyltransferase, which translates into the protein MILTSLPLTPDHDIPVPLLTELTALYASNREFHALSGDFPDPDDIRPEQVATALADELVNPDVEVLLARSSGRLVGIAINLAHHPDPADPDPWIGLLMVDAGMQRQGYGRQLASLVEDRFRAAGRTAVRLAVLENNPRGLAFWTALGYEVIDHRKDRQRGRPCAVLRKELR
- a CDS encoding M1 family metallopeptidase codes for the protein MSRSAPLLPASVPLVSAASALLALTLTACSGGGVQGTPGGSGVRDPYFPKAGNGGYDVTHYDLTLAYDPGDHHLTGTAVITARATKDLSAFDLDLKGLDVAGVTVEGRAARFSRAGQELTVRPHDELDKGETFSATVRYSGTPVTITDADRAKEGWLRTADGALALGEPVGSMAWFPGNHHPSDKAAYDISVTVPKDLQAVSNGELKSETVTGGRKTFRWHTAEPMASYVATLAIGHYDITRPTIKGGLPAYVAVDPTQTKASRAVLAKLPEVMEWAETNFGPYPFSSTGAIVDRPDDAGYELETQNRPVFPGTPELGILVHEIAHQWYGDSVTPKTWRDMWLNESFARYAEWLWQEDNDGETAQEIFDALYRGDYYDDPEDNKAIWAFPPAKPSDAAHISDPPVYDRGAMVLHKIRQTVGDDTFYDIIQGWAAAHRHGNADTADFTAYVEKKAPDKDFDGIWKDWLYGDGKPAHP